Proteins encoded in a region of the Euleptes europaea isolate rEulEur1 chromosome 3, rEulEur1.hap1, whole genome shotgun sequence genome:
- the LOC130474625 gene encoding rho-related GTP-binding protein RhoU-like: MPGFAALPPVPPRGPRGRQEPLPGLECVLLGDGAVGKTSLALSYSTNGFPARYLPTALDRFSAVVEVDGAPLRLELCDTAGQDEFDGLRRLCYGRAEVFLLCFSVVSPASFENLSAKWLPELRRRCPATPVLLVGTQADLRHDVQVLIALARRRQKPVPAAAARALAAKRGAAGYVECSALTQHNLKEVFDAAIAAALRRRPAPTPRARLRTLSKAWWRKYGCLRR, from the exons ATGCCGGGCTTCGCGGCTTTGCCGCCGGTGCCTCCGCGCGGCCCGCGGGGGCGGCAGGAGCCGCTGCCCGGGCTGGAGTGCGTCCTGCTGGGCGACGGCGCCGTGGGCAAGACCAGCCTGGCTCTCAGCTACAGCACCAACGGCTTCCCGGCGCGTTACCTGCCCACCGCCCTGGACCGTTTCTCCG CTGTGGTCGAAGTGGACGGAGCCCCGCTCAGGCTGGAGCTGTGCGACACTGCAGGGCAG GACGAGTTCGACGGGCTGCGGCGCCTGTGCTACGGGCGGGCCGAGGTGTTCCTGCTGTGCTTCAGCGTGGTGTCGCCGGCCTCCTTCGAGAACCTGTCGGCCAAGTGGCTGCCGGAGCTGCGGCGCCGCTGCCCGGCCACGCCGGTGCTGCTGGTGGGCACCCAGGCCGACCTGCGCCACGACGTGCAGGTGCTGATCGCCCTGGCGCGCCGCCGCCAGAAGCCCgtgcccgccgccgccgcccgcgcccTGGCCGCCAAGCGGGGCGCGGCGGGCTACGTCGAGTGCTCGGCCCTCACCCAGCACAACCTCAAGGAGGTCTTCgacgccgccatcgccgccgccctgcgccgccgcccggccccgACGCCCCGCGCCCGCCTCCGGACCCTCTCCAAGGCCTGGTGGAGGAAGTACGGCTGCCTGCGCCGCTAG
- the MIA gene encoding melanoma-derived growth regulatory protein — MRGTAWGAVWAGLILCALLGLAWGGRQMDKLADKKLCADPECNHPISIAVARQDYIAPDCRFIHIQRGQVIYVFSKLKGRGQLFWGGSVQGDYYGVQPARLGYFPSSVVQENQYLKPGKTEVKTNKWDFYCS; from the exons ATGAGGGGAACTGCTTGGGGGGCTGTCTGGGCTGGCCTCATTCTCTGTGCCCTTCTGGGACTGGCGTGGGGTGGGCGGCAAATGGATAAACTAGCAGACAAGAAGCTTTGCGCGGATCCTGAATGCAACC atcCCATTTCTATTGCGGTGGCCCGGCAGGATTACATTGCCCCCGACTGCCGCTTCATCCACATCCAAAGGGGACAAGTGATCTATGTCTTCTCGAAGCTGAAGGGCCGTGGACAACTCTTCTGGGGAGGAAGC GTGCAGGGTGACTATTACGGGGTGCAGCCTGCCCGCCTGGGCTATTTCCCCAGCTCTGTGGTCCAGGAGAACCAGTATCTGAAGCCGGGCAAGACGGAGGTGAAAACAAAT AAGTGGGACTTCTACTGCTCGTGA
- the SNRPA gene encoding U1 small nuclear ribonucleoprotein A — MAVPEPRPNHTIYINNLNEKIKKDELKKSLYAIFSQFGQILDILVSRSLKMRGQAFVIFKEISSATNALRSMQGFPFYDKPMRIQYAKSDSDIIAKMKGTFVERDRKREKRKPKGQEVAVVKKQLPGAAAPVAPAVQGAVPGMPPMNQAPRMMPHMPGQPPYMPPPGMMPPPGMAPGAMPPGAMPPQQMLPGQMAPAQPLSENPPNHILFLTNLPEETNELMLSMLFNQFPGFKEVRLVPGRHDIAFVEFDNDVQAGAARDALQGFKITQNNAMKISFAKK; from the exons ATGGCGGTCCCCGAGCCCCGGCCCAACCACACCATCTACATCAACAACCTCAACGAGAAGATCAAGAAGGACG AGCTGAAGAAATCCCTGTATGCCATCTTCTCCCAGTTTGGCCAGATCCTCGACATTCTGGTGTCTCGCAGTCTGAAGATGCGGGGCCAGGCCTTCGTCATCTTCAAGGAGATCAGCAGCGCCACCAACGCTTTGAGGTCCATGCAGGGCTTCCCCTTCTATGATAAGCCCATG AGGATCCAGTACGCCAAATCCGACTCGGACATCATTGCCAAGATGAAGGGCACTTTTGTGGAGCGGGACCGCAAGCGCGAGAAGCGGAAGCCCAAGGGCCAGGAGGTGGCCGTGGTCAAGAAGCAGCTCCCCGGAGCAGCAGCTCCAGTGGCCCCCGCGGTCCAAGGCGCTGTGCCC GGGATGCCGCCCATGAACCAAGCCCCACGGATGATGCCTCACATGCCTGGCCAGCCCCCCTACATGCCTCCTCCAGGAATGATGCCGCCCCCTGGCATGGCACCAGGGGCCATGCCACCTGGGGCCATGCCACCTCAACAAATGCTGCCTGGGCAGATGGCCCCAGCGCAGCCA CTATCGGAGAATCCACCCAATCACATCTTGTTCCTCACCAATCTGCCCGAAGAGACCAACGAGCTGATGCTCTCCATGCTGTTCAATCA GTTTCCCGGGTTCAAGGAAGTGCGGCTGGTCCCTGGCCGGCATGACATCGCCTTCGTGGAGTTTGACAATGACGTGCAGGCCGGAGCTGCCCGTGATGCCCTGCAGGGCTTCAAGATCACCCAAAACAACGCCATGAAGATCTCCTTTGCCAAGAAGTGA